The following coding sequences are from one Mesorhizobium onobrychidis window:
- a CDS encoding SpoVR family protein: MANQASKSSQTSKSGLLFSGSDWDFKTLSRAYEAIEAIAIEELHLDVYPVQMEIISSQQMLDAYSSVGMPLMYRHWSFGKHFLYQELLYRKGGRGLAYELVINSNPCIVYLMEENTMALQALVTAHAALGHNHFFKNNHLFRQWTDASAILSYLDFAKGYIARCEERHGVAAVEAILDAAHALMEQGVFRYHRPPKLSSERQREGVRERLEYEERSYNDLWRTLPRSKDGTKASGTDLGMAERKKTLNLPEENLLYFLEKNSLVLEPWQREIIRIVRVVAQYFYPQRQTQVMNEGCATFVHYTLMNMLFDRGLISEGAMLEILRNHSNVIFQPGFDDPRFSGINPYALGLDMMQDIQRISTEPTAEDRDWFPDIAGNGNWRETLLDAWANHRDESFIRQYLSPALMRKWRFFILADAASEPHYEVASIHNERGYEKIRAGLAHSYDIGSSRPDIQVVDVDLLGDRQLRLEHKVKNGIMLEEASRDATLRHIRRLWGYEVSLAAIDAQTGGTLNERSTSQIGE, encoded by the coding sequence ATGGCGAACCAGGCCAGCAAATCCAGCCAAACCAGCAAATCAGGATTGCTTTTTTCCGGGTCCGATTGGGATTTCAAGACACTGTCGCGCGCCTACGAAGCGATCGAGGCGATCGCGATCGAAGAGCTTCACCTCGACGTCTATCCGGTGCAGATGGAGATCATCTCGTCCCAGCAGATGCTCGACGCCTATTCCTCGGTCGGCATGCCGCTGATGTATCGCCACTGGTCCTTCGGCAAGCATTTTCTCTATCAGGAATTGCTCTATCGCAAAGGCGGGCGGGGGCTCGCCTATGAACTGGTCATCAATTCCAATCCTTGCATCGTCTACCTGATGGAGGAAAACACCATGGCCCTGCAGGCCCTGGTGACAGCTCATGCAGCGCTTGGCCATAATCATTTTTTCAAGAACAACCACCTGTTCCGGCAATGGACCGACGCCAGCGCGATCCTGAGCTATCTCGACTTCGCCAAGGGTTACATTGCCCGTTGCGAGGAGCGGCACGGCGTCGCCGCGGTGGAGGCGATCCTCGATGCGGCCCATGCGCTGATGGAACAGGGCGTGTTCAGATATCACCGGCCGCCGAAGCTGTCGTCGGAGCGGCAGCGTGAAGGCGTTCGCGAGCGGCTGGAGTACGAAGAGCGTTCCTACAATGACCTGTGGCGCACGCTCCCGCGTTCGAAGGACGGGACCAAGGCCAGCGGAACGGACCTCGGCATGGCGGAGCGGAAGAAAACGCTCAACCTGCCCGAGGAGAATCTGCTCTACTTCCTAGAAAAAAACAGCCTGGTTCTGGAGCCCTGGCAACGTGAAATCATCAGGATCGTCCGCGTCGTCGCGCAATACTTTTATCCGCAGCGGCAAACGCAGGTGATGAACGAGGGTTGCGCCACTTTCGTGCACTACACACTCATGAACATGCTGTTCGATCGCGGCCTGATCAGCGAAGGCGCGATGCTGGAAATCCTGCGCAACCATTCGAACGTGATCTTCCAGCCGGGCTTCGACGACCCGCGTTTTTCCGGCATCAATCCTTATGCGTTGGGCCTCGACATGATGCAGGACATCCAGCGCATATCGACTGAGCCGACCGCCGAGGATCGTGACTGGTTCCCCGATATCGCCGGCAACGGCAATTGGCGCGAAACCCTGCTCGACGCGTGGGCGAACCATCGCGACGAATCTTTCATCCGCCAGTATCTGAGCCCGGCTCTGATGCGGAAATGGCGGTTCTTTATCCTCGCCGATGCCGCTAGCGAACCGCACTACGAAGTCGCGTCGATACACAATGAGCGTGGCTACGAAAAGATACGCGCCGGGCTTGCCCACAGCTACGACATCGGCTCGAGCCGGCCGGATATTCAGGTGGTGGATGTCGATCTGCTCGGCGACCGACAGTTGCGACTGGAGCACAAGGTGAAGAACGGCATCATGCTGGAGGAGGCCAGTCGCGACGCCACCCTGCGCCATATCCGTCGCCTGTGGGGCTATGAGGTCAGCCTGGCGGCGATCGACGCGCAAACCGGCGGGACGCTCAACGAACGGTCGACCAGCCAAATCGGGGAATGA
- a CDS encoding YeaH/YhbH family protein has translation MPIFVDRRLNPKDKSLGNRQRFLKRAREELKRSIRDRIRIGKIADVDSEHAVSMPARGTAEPSFSDAKDSGRRQHILPGNKHFAPGDRVPKPGQGGGGSSPGKTVSEDDFRFVLSREEVLDLFFEDLELPDMVKLNLKEILAFKPRRAGFAATGSPTNINVGRTMRHSHGRRIALRRPRREELDAIEKELAILEAEPQSAAAHQRITTLREELERLERRRKRIAYVDPVDIRFNRFDAQPVPNANAVMFCLMDVSGSMGEREKDLAKRFFVLLHLFLKRRYDRTEIVFIRHTHEAQEVDEETFFYNTQSGGTVVSTALEEMRRIIEQRYPSNEWNIYAAQASDGDNFVTDSERCIGLMDGQIMRLCQYFAYVEIIDERESHIFGSTDNGTSLWRAYSAVNQRWPNFQMSRIANAADIYPVFRQLFARQPAFQKNA, from the coding sequence ATGCCGATCTTTGTCGATCGCCGACTGAACCCGAAGGACAAGAGCCTCGGCAACCGCCAGCGCTTCCTGAAGCGTGCGCGCGAAGAGCTGAAGCGAAGCATCCGGGATCGGATCCGTATCGGCAAGATCGCCGATGTCGACAGCGAGCACGCCGTCTCGATGCCGGCGAGGGGCACAGCAGAGCCGAGCTTCAGCGATGCGAAGGACAGCGGCAGGCGGCAGCACATCCTGCCGGGCAACAAGCATTTCGCCCCGGGCGACCGGGTTCCCAAGCCCGGCCAGGGCGGCGGCGGCTCGTCTCCGGGGAAAACGGTCTCGGAGGACGATTTTCGTTTCGTGCTCTCACGCGAGGAGGTGCTCGACCTCTTTTTCGAGGATCTCGAACTTCCCGACATGGTCAAGCTCAACCTCAAGGAGATACTTGCCTTCAAGCCGCGCCGGGCCGGATTCGCCGCGACCGGTTCGCCGACCAACATCAATGTCGGGCGCACGATGCGACACAGCCATGGTCGCCGGATTGCGCTCAGGCGTCCTAGGCGCGAGGAACTTGATGCGATTGAGAAGGAACTCGCAATCCTGGAGGCAGAGCCCCAGAGCGCGGCGGCACACCAGCGCATTACAACGTTGCGGGAAGAGCTTGAGCGACTTGAGCGCCGCCGGAAGCGGATCGCCTATGTCGACCCCGTCGACATCCGCTTCAACCGTTTCGACGCCCAGCCCGTGCCGAATGCCAATGCGGTCATGTTCTGTCTCATGGACGTATCCGGCTCGATGGGCGAACGCGAGAAGGATCTGGCCAAGCGCTTCTTCGTGCTGTTGCACCTCTTCCTGAAACGGCGCTATGACCGCACCGAAATCGTCTTCATCCGCCATACGCACGAGGCGCAGGAGGTGGACGAGGAGACCTTCTTCTACAATACCCAAAGCGGCGGTACGGTCGTTTCCACGGCACTCGAGGAGATGCGCCGCATCATCGAGCAACGCTATCCCAGCAATGAGTGGAACATCTATGCCGCCCAGGCATCGGACGGCGACAATTTCGTAACCGATTCCGAGCGCTGCATCGGTCTCATGGACGGCCAGATCATGCGCCTGTGCCAGTATTTCGCCTATGTCGAGATCATCGACGAACGCGAGAGCCATATTTTCGGCAGCACCGACAATGGAACCTCGCTCTGGCGCGCCTACAGCGCTGTCAACCAGAGATGGCCGAATTTCCAGATGAGCCGTATCGCCAACGCAGCCGACATCTATCCGGTCTTTCGCCAGCTCTTTGCCAGGCAGCCGGCCTTCCAGAAAAATGCTTGA